The following are encoded together in the Caretta caretta isolate rCarCar2 chromosome 17, rCarCar1.hap1, whole genome shotgun sequence genome:
- the PSPH gene encoding phosphoserine phosphatase — MASLLELKEIFRNADAVCFDVDSTVIKEEGIDELAKFCGVGDAVAEMTRRAMGGSVTFKAALTARLGLIRPSCEQVQKLISEHPPQLTPGIRELVSRLQQRGIQVFLISGGFQSIVEHVALQVNIPTANVFANRLKFYFNGEYAGFDETQPTAESGGKGKVISHLKEEFHFKKVVMIGDGATDMEACPPADGFIGFGGNVIRKQVKEKAKWYITHFDELLKELEER; from the exons ATGgcctccctcctggagctgaaGGAAATCTTCCGCAATGCCGATGCAGTGTGCTTTGATGTGGATAGTACAGTCATCAAGGAAGAAGGAATTGATGAGCTGGCAAAGTTCTGTGGAGTTGGGGATGCTGTGGCAGAAAT GACACGGAGAGCTATGGGAGGCTCTGTAACATTCAAAGCTGCTTTAACGGCACGACTAGGACTTATACGTCCCTCCTGCGAGCAAGTGCAAAAACTAATTTCAGAACATCCTCCTCAGCTCACACCAGGGATAAG GGAGCTGGTAAGCAGGCTTCAGCAGCGAGGCATCCAAGTCTTCTTAATATCCGGAGGGTTTCAGAGCATTGTGGAGCATGTCGCTTTACAGGTGAACATTCCAACAGCAAACGTGTTTGCCAATAGGCTGAAGTTTTACTTTAATG GAGAATATGCAGGGTTTGATGAGACACAACCAACAGCTGAATCAGGTGGAAAAGGAAAGGTTATCAGTCATCTGAAGGAAGAGTTTCACTTTAAGAAGGTAGTTATGATTGGAGATGGAGCTACAGACATGGAGGCATGTCCCCCTGCG GACGGCTTCATTGGATTTGGAGGAAATGTAATCAGGAAACAAGTAAAGGAGAAAGCCAAATGGTACATCACTCACTTTGACGAACTGCTTAAAGAACTGGAAGAACGATAA